The following DNA comes from Rhodanobacter sp. AS-Z3.
TTGTGTTGCGCCTGCTGGCAACGCACTGGTATAAAGGCGTTACCGTAGTCCCGGCGTTGTCCGTCAGCGCAGTGATGCGGGGTTGCTTCACGGCATCCTGCAAGCCAACCATCCATGTCGGCGTCTGGTCTTCGGACTGATGGCGTCGTCGAAATCCGAACGAGGGAGTTTTCTCAATGAATAAAACCGATCTGATCAATGCCATCGCCGAGAAGGCCGAGCTGACCAAGGCCGACGCCGGCCGTGCTCTGGAAGCCTTTTTCGAGACCGTGCAGAAGTCGTTGAAGAAGGGTGAGGACGTTTCAGTCGTTGGCTTCGGCACGTTCACCGTGCGCCAGCGCGCTGCGCGTACCGGTCGCAACCCGCGTACCAACGAAGCGATCAAGATCAAGGCATCCAAGGTCCCCGCGTTCAAGGCTGGCAAGACCCTCAAGGATGCCCTAAACTAAGCGGCTGACGCTTGGTTTCGGGTGCTTAGCTCAGCGGTAGAGCGTCGCCCTTACAAGGCGGTGGTCGTAGGTTCGATCCCTACAGCACCC
Coding sequences within:
- a CDS encoding HU family DNA-binding protein; this encodes MNKTDLINAIAEKAELTKADAGRALEAFFETVQKSLKKGEDVSVVGFGTFTVRQRAARTGRNPRTNEAIKIKASKVPAFKAGKTLKDALN